From Enterococcus mundtii:
TATATAAATCAAATAAAATAGATTATATAAATTTGATTTCGAAAAACTTTTCGTATATACTGTATATACAAAAAAAGAGGGGAGATTCATATGCCTATTAAAGAAAGAAAATTTAGAGAAGTAGGAAATTCAGTTGTGTTGACTATTTCAAAAGAATTTCTTAAAGAAAATGGATTGAATCCTGGGGACACAGTTTTTTTAGATGAAGAGAAACTGAAAGCTGCAATTACAAAAAAACAACCCGTATCTGACGAAATTGATGTAGCGATAGCCCAAGCATTAATGGATTATGACACAACATTCAAAGAGTTAGTGGATAAATGACGATAAAGTATCTT
This genomic window contains:
- a CDS encoding addiction module antitoxin, which gives rise to MPIKERKFREVGNSVVLTISKEFLKENGLNPGDTVFLDEEKLKAAITKKQPVSDEIDVAIAQALMDYDTTFKELVDK